From the Butyrivibrio fibrisolvens genome, one window contains:
- the deoC gene encoding deoxyribose-phosphate aldolase produces the protein MEDKEILGYIDHTLLKAFATWDDIVALCDEAVKYGTASVCIPQSFIKRVHEKYGDKLTVCTVIGFPLGYNTTHSKVVEALDSIEAGATEIDTVVNIGDVKDGRFDEVKKELMEIRKATEGHCLKVIIETCYLTDEEKKKLCQIVTEVKADFIKTSTGFGTAGATVEDVKLFAQNIGPDVKIKAAGGIRTIEDAKAMIDAGASRLGSSAVAPLIGAKYNM, from the coding sequence ATGGAAGATAAGGAGATACTTGGATACATTGATCACACTCTTTTAAAGGCTTTTGCAACCTGGGATGATATCGTAGCACTTTGCGATGAAGCTGTAAAATACGGAACAGCTTCTGTATGTATTCCACAGTCATTTATTAAGAGAGTCCATGAGAAGTATGGAGATAAGCTTACAGTATGTACTGTTATAGGCTTCCCTCTTGGATACAATACAACACATTCTAAGGTTGTTGAGGCACTTGATTCTATCGAGGCTGGTGCAACAGAGATAGATACAGTTGTTAATATCGGTGATGTTAAGGATGGCCGTTTTGATGAAGTCAAGAAGGAACTCATGGAGATCCGTAAGGCTACAGAAGGTCACTGCCTTAAGGTTATCATCGAGACATGCTATCTCACAGACGAAGAGAAGAAGAAACTCTGCCAGATCGTAACAGAGGTTAAGGCTGATTTCATCAAGACTTCTACAGGCTTTGGTACAGCCGGCGCAACAGTAGAGGATGTTAAGCTCTTTGCACAGAACATCGGACCTGATGTTAAGATCAAGGCAGCAGGCGGAATCAGAACTATCGAGGATGCTAAGGCTATGATAGATGCAGGCGCATCTCGTCTTGGCTCATCAGCAGTAGCACCACTTATCGGTGCTAAGTACAATATGTAA
- a CDS encoding citrate/2-methylcitrate synthase: MTEERNVYSIVTPQIEQLAQLCHKSDIIDSELYTRFDVKRGLRDLNGKGVLTGLTHISKITATKEVNGQTLPEDGELYYRGINVKELIKGSTTENRFAFEEVAYLLLFGQLPNKKELEEFKEALFFYRSLPTGFVRDIIMKAPSKDMMNTLSRSVLTLYSYDDNPDDTSLPNVLRQCMSLIALFPELAIYGYQAYNHYHEGNSLFIHPPRTDLSTAENILYLLRPDSQYTELEAKILDICLILHMEHGGGNNSSFTTHLLSSSLTDTYSVMAAAIGSLKGPRHGGANIKVVRMFEDMENSLSDWTDDDQVREYLEKLLAGEAFDKAGLIYGVGHAVYSKSDPRAQIFKGFVEQMAHEKGFDKEYALYDKVATLAPKIIAEKRKMYKGVSVNVDFYSGFVYKMLGLPLELYTPIFAMARIVGWSAHRMEELANNGKIIRPAYKAIGPDMPYIPINKRV; the protein is encoded by the coding sequence TTGACTGAAGAAAGAAACGTATATTCAATTGTAACCCCACAGATCGAACAACTGGCACAACTATGCCATAAATCCGACATTATCGATTCCGAGCTTTATACTCGTTTTGATGTAAAAAGAGGTCTTCGTGATCTTAACGGTAAAGGTGTACTTACAGGTCTCACCCACATCTCCAAGATCACCGCTACCAAAGAGGTCAACGGTCAGACACTTCCTGAAGACGGTGAGCTGTATTATCGCGGAATAAATGTTAAAGAGCTCATCAAAGGCAGCACTACAGAAAACCGCTTTGCATTTGAAGAAGTTGCATATCTTCTTTTGTTCGGACAATTGCCCAACAAAAAGGAACTTGAAGAATTCAAGGAAGCGCTCTTTTTCTACAGAAGTCTTCCTACCGGTTTCGTGCGCGATATTATCATGAAAGCTCCCAGTAAAGACATGATGAACACACTCTCAAGATCTGTCCTTACTCTGTATTCGTATGATGATAATCCGGATGACACCTCTCTTCCGAATGTACTAAGACAATGCATGTCTCTTATAGCTCTTTTTCCTGAGCTTGCAATATACGGATATCAGGCTTACAACCATTATCATGAAGGCAATTCTCTGTTCATACATCCGCCAAGGACTGATCTGTCTACAGCAGAGAATATCCTGTATCTGCTGCGCCCTGACAGTCAGTACACAGAGCTTGAAGCAAAGATTCTGGATATCTGCCTCATACTTCACATGGAGCACGGCGGAGGTAACAACTCAAGTTTTACTACGCACCTACTCTCATCTTCACTTACAGATACCTATTCCGTCATGGCTGCTGCCATCGGTTCTTTAAAAGGTCCCAGACACGGCGGTGCCAACATCAAGGTAGTTAGGATGTTTGAAGATATGGAAAACAGTCTTAGTGACTGGACAGATGATGATCAGGTACGAGAATATCTCGAGAAACTCCTTGCCGGTGAAGCCTTTGACAAAGCAGGTCTTATCTATGGTGTAGGCCATGCTGTCTATTCAAAGTCTGATCCAAGAGCTCAGATATTCAAGGGATTCGTAGAACAGATGGCCCATGAAAAGGGATTCGATAAAGAGTATGCACTTTACGACAAGGTTGCAACTCTTGCTCCTAAGATCATTGCTGAAAAGAGAAAGATGTATAAGGGTGTCAGCGTCAATGTCGATTTCTATTCAGGATTTGTATATAAGATGCTGGGTCTGCCTCTTGAACTGTACACTCCTATCTTTGCAATGGCTCGTATCGTCGGCTGGAGCGCACACCGTATGGAAGAGCTCGCCAATAACGGCAAGATCATCCGTCCCGCATATAAGGCAATCGGTCCTGATATGCCATATATACCTATAAATAAGCGCGTATAA